The genomic segment ATTAAGAATTAAAAGGTAAGAATTAAGAATTGACGGATATCTGCTCATTTTTCTTTCTTCATTTTTCATTTTTAATTTGCGTAGCATCTGTGTAGCCGTAGTACAGCATAGAAGAACGTCCGCCGCGGCGGAGAAGAGTCACAGGTTCAAATCCATTGCAAGGATTTTCAGTATAGAGTTGTTTGTGTAGCCGTAGTTCAGCTGGAAGAACGCTTCCCTGCGAAGGAAGAGGTCACAGGTTCAAATCCTGTCGGTTACACCATATTTGAGTTGGAGACCATTTGACAATCGAGAGTATTTTTATATATTGTATGCGTGTCGCGGGGTAGAGCAGTGGTAGCTCGTCAGGCTCATAATCTGAAGGTCGATGGTTCGATCCCATCCCCCGCCACCAAAAGACATCAAAAAAATCCCCTCAATTTGAGGGGATTTTTACTTTACTGTGGATTTCTTAATTGGAAGTTCTTGGGATTTGGTTTATTGCCTCGTCAAAACCGCTTTTTCACTGGTTGAAATTTTACTTCTCAAGTTGATGCATGAAGAAACTCATCTGCTGGTATTTCTGCCACGATTTCTCCAGTTTTACAGGAGACAAAATGAATCAAATTGTATTTTATCGGGCGCTCTAAGATCGCGAAGTGCTCACCCTGTTCATTTTGACAAAATGATATATTTGTTAAATGACAGAGTGGTAGGATTTCTTTTTCTTCTCCACCAATATATATATAAAGATGACCTCACAGACATGCTCCAGTTTTTCTTGCTGATTCTGATCTCTCATGGTCTGGAATTGCTGGGATAACTCTCTGGTATGTTCCATCATAATTTGTGAGGCCACCAAACATTAATTCTTTTCAATTTTTTGTTACCAAATACATCCACTGGGAATCATCACGACGAAAAATCTGCATATCATTTCATACCTGAATAGGATTTGATAAATAACCCGATTCGCTTATTTCTGCTACTTGTAATATTTTCTGCCCTTCTGTTAATTCTCATGAAAAAGCTATATCTACAAAAGTTCAGTCAGTTTTCTTATGACAAATAAATATTCATGAACCAGGTTTTTCTGGGTCTGTAATTGTTTGCAATATATTCATTCCTCCTTGTAAAAAATCCTCGAGTAATGCATCTTTTCGAGTTTGTAATTCTTGTGCTTTTTTGGCTTCAAGAGCCTTTTTTTGCAATTCTTGAATCCCGTTTTGTATGTCTTTAATACTTTGTTGGGATAATCAACTCTCTATTTCGAAGCCGGGGTTTCCCAACGTCTCTATAAGTTCTCGATTACTCATTTTTCACGATAGACATGTGTCAAAACTTTCGAGCACACTCCTACGTAGTGCTAAAACTTGCAATATTTCAATCCTTTTTATTGCATCATCAAAAGCTTCCTGAGCTTCTTGTGATCCTAGAGTATCCTGTATTAAGAGATTTAAGACACTTTCAGAAACAGGAATTTTTTGGTTTAGATCTGTGAGGCCTTGGTGCACTTCCTCCTCTCTGCCTTCAGGGGCAAATGAGACGAAGTGGTCAATAGTGGACGGATTGAGATGAAGTATCATAAAAATATCTTACAAGTATAAATTGTAGTATTTTTATTTGGATGTCAATTTTTTGGACAGTGATGATTTTTAAAGCACCACAACCACAGGGCTCCTTCCCCAGACTTTATTGAGCATTTTCCCGAGTTCTTTTGCGAGAGCATCACGTGCATTTTTATCATTGTCTCCTGCCTTTTTTCCAGAGGTGAGTTTTTTGACCTCAGCGCTAATGGCTGTATGCGAAGCGGCGATTTCATCCGGGAAGAAGAGTCATCGAGACTCGACGACACCATCTTTACTATTGACGATGAGGACACCCTCTTCACCGATTTGGATGCGGTCTTGTATTGCACGAGAGCTGAGAGCTCCGATACTCATACCATCCACTCAGATTTGTTCCATCGGGATTTTCTTGCGTCAGAAAATAATCTCATGGTGACTGTCGAGTTCTACGATAGAACCATCTTCCAGCATTGGGACATTTTTTGGGTCCCATCCCATCTTCACAGCTTCACGCTTGAGTGTGAGTCGTTGTGTGATATCTCCATGAACGGGGATAATGTATTTCGGTTTGACGAGATTGATGAGAACTCGTTGCTCGATGATACCCCCATGTCATCCTGAGTGGACCTCATATTCCTTGATAGTGATAATCCTCGCTCAAAATCGATTGAGACGGTTCATCATCCCGATGATGGCGAGTTCGTTTCCAGGAATAATAGAAGAAGAGAGAATGATAGTATCGCGCGGTTTGATAGAGATATTCCTGTGATCTCATTTTGAGATAGTATTGAGCCCACCAAATTCTTCCCCCTGAGCACCAGTTGTGATAATAATTTGTTTATTTTCTGGGATACTCTCCATCGTTTTTTCGTCGAGCGGTTTCATGATACCTTCTTTGCATTTTAGGTAGCCGAGTTCTCGGGCGATAGCGACAGAATCGACCATGCTCCGTCAATTAATGAGGACGAATTTTCCGAGAGATTCTGCGATAGAGACGATATCTTGAATACGGCTAATGAGTGTTGAAAAGTTTCCGATGATGACTCTTTCGGGTGCATCTTGAATCAAAGAGCGCAATTCAGTGGAGACATTTGATTCTGATGCTGTCCATTCCTGTTTGTATGAGTTCGTTGTTTCTTGGAGGAGAATATCGATACCACGAGCAGCGATACGGGCATAGTTTTGGAGATCAGCTGGTTTATCGAGTCGTGGGAAAAATTCTATCTTGTAGTCACCCATATGCATAATGCGTACATTTGGCGTTTCGATATAGATACCACAGCTATCAGGGATTGTGTGGTTCACTCTGAAAAATTCATATTTGAAGACGCCAATATTTGAGAGTTTCCCACTGTCTGGGTTCACGGGGAAGAATTGTACTTTTCCACGGAGGCCTGCTTCTTCGAAGAATTTTTTTATAAATGCAATCGTAAATGGTGCTGCATAAATCGGTGGAAATCCGAGAGCGGGGATGATATTTTTGAGCGCGCCAATATGGTCGAGATGGCCATGTGTGACGAGCATCCCTTTGATTTTTTTTGTTTCTCAGAGGAGACAACGGATGTCTGGAAGAAGATAATCAAATCATGGACTTTCTCCACCACGAGCGAATTCGAGACCACCATCCACGAGGAGGATCTCATCATTATGCTCGATCATCGTCATATTGGCTCCGATAGTTCGGAGGCCTCCGATAGGGATAATACGAGTGATATTGCGCTCAAGTTTTGGAAGTGTCTGTGGTTCGTGAGATTTTGGAAATATCACAGGCACATTCAATCCCTTGAGAGTTGCTGGGGAGAGAGGAGGATTCTTTTGTACGAGAGGGTGTGGATGCTGTGATGTCTCAGCACCATGAGGTGGATGTACTGGAGGAAGCTGAAGTCGCTTAGAGGAACTATTCTTTGCAAATCCGCCCATGACTTTCCCCAGGATTTTCCCCGTTGGAGTTCACTCCTTTTTTGTGAGTGGTTGGATTGGCGAGGACGTTATCTGTGTCGAAAAGAAAGGTTTCTTTGGAGTCAATGGCGGATGTGTTCATACAGGTTTTTGTGCCATTTTTTGAGGCATAGCTGGTTGTGTGCTGGAAATAGGTGCTTTTGGCACGGGTTTTGGAGGTGTTCCTGACCCCGTATTTTGGGGTATGGAACCGAGCTCAGAATTGAGTTGCTCGAAAAAATCTGACATAATAAAAGGGTAAAAATAGAAGGGGGAATTCCCCTAAAAAAGAAATAATAAAAAGAACACTGTCGCTTATCTACCGTGTAGCGGCAGAGGTACACTAAAAAATCTTAAAGAATTTTTGTATCACAAGGGAGAGAGTGGTGTGAGAAAGTATTCATGAATATCAAAAAACCGATTGCATCGACTCCATTGATAGCCACGAACGTGTTTCTGTGAGGGTTGGTAGTTTGTTTTGTTTACTCTTATGTTACCAGAGTATTTCTCAGGTTTCCAGTATTTATATCTTGACTCGTGTTGTTTTAAGTTGGCAGTATATTTTCGCTTACTCTGCAAAGAGTATAGGGGAATATTTTATTTTGCAAGTTTATTCGTGAGACTCAAATTTCAATAATGGGAGCATATGTTGAAATTTGTATGTCGAACAATCCCGCCAAAGGCGGTAGACGTAAGTCTATGATTGGAATAAGCTTTCATCATTTTCACGGACCCAAGCAGTTGTTTTTCCTTTTCCAAACCATGGCCAGACGAGATAATCCGCAAACGTATTCATGCCAGCCCTTTTGTCATCAAAAGAATTCATAGCAAGCTCAAAATGGAGGTGGTAGAGATATTGTTTACTCGGAACAGCAGAATCTCAGACATGCCCCACCGTTGTTCCTGCGCCTACATAATCACCTACCTGGAGACTAGCAGGAATATCCTGCATATGAGCATAGATAGCGACGTGCCCAGAGAGTGTCTTGAGATACACTGTATTTCCTCGATAGACATCGAGATTTTCTTGTCGATTGAGCTCATTATCACCAGACAGAAGGTGATCCATTTCAGACCATGAAAAATCTCTCTTGATATGTACAATCATTCACTCTTCTATAGCGCGTACTGGCGTTCATTGATTGACGTAGAGGTCCCACCCATGATGAATTCCGTCTGTGGATTCTGCACGAAATGGGCGGAGAGAATTAGGGAGAAAAGTGTCCTTTTCTGGTAATTTGGTTCATTCAATAGGGAGAAGAAAATGATTATTACGTGCCTCCAGAATAGCTTGAATATTTCTAATAATTTTTCGTGTTTTGAGCGTCGAAAGTTTTGTATCAGTATTAATGAGCGTGGTTATCTTGATCGTATTTTTGAGCGTTTCTGTTGAAAAGTCAGAGAGTGTATCTATTGGGATATTTTTTTGGTTCAGAGGAAGGATATATTTCTTTCCTTTGTAGGATATCAGAGGCACTTTGCAATCTTTACCAGGTTTCCATTGTAGTGTAGAAGTATGTTCATCTTGTTTTAGAATGATTCTCTCGTCTTCACATTCTGAGATAAGATCTGCAGGGTTGCCACTATTGATACGCAATAAGAGGGAATTGCCCGTGTCGAGCTTTGTAATACCCGAATAGAGAATAGTGAGTGCATCGATTGCTGGGACTGTTTCGCGTCGTGGTTCGGATATGATCGTGCTGGGAGAGAAGCCGAGTAACACTACTCAAATAGTGAGAAAAGAAGAGTAGATTGTGAGGCGAACAGAATTCATAATACAAAAGATTGTAATGGTAATAAGAAAAAATCAATGACCTTAAAGTCGAAAATAGGATGCTAATTTTACGGGTATAGTATGAGCAAAAGTGCGATATTTTTTTCCGTGTGGTAATCAGGCAAAAATAGCCACGAGTCACCATCCGAGTAAAAAACCCACGAGAATATCGCCAGGATAATGGATTCCTGCAAGCACTCTAGCCGTTACGGTGAGTATTCAGAGAGAGAGAAATCCTATGACGATACGTTTCTTCCCCAAGAGAATATGGAGTGCCCACCATGAAGCTCCTAAAAACATCGCATGTCCAGAAGGGAAAGAGTTATCTGGTAAATGTGTAATAAGTGCGGGGATGGACCCGATAGTTTCTGGTCGTGGTCTCACTGGAAGAAGCTGATTAATAACCCAATAGATAGTAAAGGCACCTAAGACATGCCAGAAAAGATCTAGAGCGACGTGTTTTGGTCCGTTATCTTTTTGGTACACTCCATAGATCCAGAGTCCTATCAAAAACACTCCGAAAACAATAGGATGTAAATCGGTAAAAAAGAGAATTACAGGATGAGTCCATTCCATATTTGCTATACTGGAACGCATGATTTCCAGTATTTTTGCATCAATATTTTGGAGAAAAGTAAGGAGAGCGGTCAGCATTTTTTAAAGAGGAAGAGGATAATTTTTTCTAGTATATTGGAGATCGTTTGAGTTTCCACGAAAGGTAATCACATTGCTTGCTGGAAGATTTCCAGCAACTCCTGGTAATATCTTGAGGAGATTCAAGTGTTCTGAGAATTTTTTCTCTACCTCCTGGATTGTGTGGCACTCTTTTTCGCCTGACTTATTCGCTGACGTCAGAAAGAGGGGGCTACGGATGTAGGGAAGTGTTTCTTTTGAGAGACAGGCCTCCGCGACGCGAAATCCAACTACTGTATATCCATAAGCATCCAAAAGAGGGTATTCATCTCGAAAGTCTTCACGTACTTCAGAAAGAATAGTAAAGGGGAATTTATAGGTACGTAAAAAATTCACTTGAGCCGGTGAAAGTGTCGTTTCATAGAGGAGGTCTTCCCATGATGGAACCATTATAGCGATAGGTTTTTTTGGGTCTCTTCCCTTGAGACTCACAAGAAGCTCATATCATTTTTTATCATCCAGACGACATCCAAAACCGATACACGTATCGGTAGGTATAACAAATATTTTCGAGTCCATATCTGTTTAGCTTATTAAATAGCCCATTTTTTGCAACTCAAATACGAAGAAGACTCATTGCAAATAAGCTATTTATGGTGTGTAATAGAGCTTGGGCACAGAAGAGTGGTATTTTTATTTTTTTGCCATCGTACAAGCCGCGGTATCTGTTGTACGGCGAGCCATCTAAAAATGCTGGCGAATTTCATTTCATTTTTTAGAACCATATCAACGAGCTTCTTCATATCTTCCAGGGTCATATCTGGTTTTCTGAATAGACCATCCTTATAACAAGAACTACAATACATGGTACTGGTGGTACCATCTTTCTCTGAACCTCCCCCATTTTTATCTTTTTTGAGAGGCATGCCGCAGGATTGACATTGTTTATATATTTTATTCATAGTTATTTTGTAGTAAGAGAAATAAAAAGCATATTTTTTAAAGTGAAGATTCTATTAGTGCGTACATTCCAATCCCAGCCGCGACGGCGACATTGAGGGATTCTTTCTTCCCGAGCATCGGGAGATGACAAATATGTTCTGCGATTTCTTGTGCCATTTTGGAGACTCATTCGAGTTCATTGCCGACGATAAGTGCGATTGAAGTTGGTTTTTTTAGATCGAAAAGATTGCTACTTATTTCATTTTTTTCCAGAGCAATAATGGTACATCATTGTTTTTTGTAGTACTCAATAGCATCTTGTATTTCGACGAAGTATTCCCATGGAACAAAATTTTCTGCTCAGAGAGCCGTCTTTGATATTTCCTCTCGTGGTGGAGTGGGTGTATATCCTACGAGGGCAACTCGATCAAATCCAGCACCATCGGCGGTGCGAAATATGGCACCGACATTATTGAGTGATCTGATATTTTCGAGAATGATAACATGCATACGAAAATAAGTATATCTTTTTTTTGGGAAATTGCTATCATACGGTCATGCAGATTTACATCAAATCATACTGCCCGTACTGTGTTAAGCTTATCTCGCTTCTTGATGGAGAAAAGATACCGTATGAGGTCATCGATATCAACAAGCAACCAGATCAAAGAGTCACTATGGAAAAACTCTCAGGACATACTGGTGTTCCTCAAGTTGCGCTTCGAGATATCATCATCTATGATTATGATACCGAAGAAACATTGGTGGCTGATATCCGCAGTCTCCTGTGAATGGAAGAACGGACAAATATTACGAGCCAGTTTACTCTTTTGACATAATAATATGACCTGTATTTCTATCGATAACCAAAGCCCAGATTCTCTCATCTATGATCAAGGAGGAGTAGTTATAGTGTTTGACCAAACTCATGCAGAAGAAGCAATGACTCGCACAATACTTATCAAGAATAATACACAACTAGAGTGGTATGGCGTAATGACAGGAGGTTCTCACTACAGGATTCATTTTGTAACAGAGTCATGAAAAAGTTTGGTACATATATTATTTTTGTCTTATAATGATAAACAGATTCAGGTCACAGTTCAGTCTACTCTCGATCAATCTCATACATCGACGGATATTCATTTACTTTCACTCGTAGCCGATAACGGCAGTATTGATCTCAATGGTACTGTGGAGATTACTTCTTGAATCGAAAAAGTTTCTGGACACATTTTAGAAGAAAATATCTTTCTCGGATCACGATGACAGATACGTGTACTTCCATCACTTCTCGTGCATTCTGATGACGTAGAAGCATGACACGCGGCGCGTATCGAACGAATATCAGATGAGAAACTGTATTACCTCCGAGCTCGTGGCATTCCTCGTGATGATGCCGTTGTGATGATGATCAAAAGTTCTGTATTTTGACTTTTTTCTTGACTGGACGAAGAGAAAAAAGAAGAGATAATGTCTCATGTTCTTGCTATCCTATAAAATCCTATGAAATATTCTCGCCTTATTATTTTTTCTGTTCTTATCCTCGATGTCATCAGTATCGGTATTATGATTCCTGCCTTTGAAGGCATGCAGCAGCTCTACCATCTCACGACTTGGAACGTTTCCATTTTTGGTCTTTCTCTCCTTCTACAACCGGGGACACTTATTGCACTCGGTATGTCATTGTATGCGCTGTGTGCGTTTTTTAGTGCACCACTCCTGGGTATCATATCTGATCGTTTTGGACGAAAGAGACCATTGTTATTTTCCGTTCTTGGGACGTGTCTTGCCTATGTTATTCTGATGCTGACACAGAGTTATTGGCTGTATCTCTTTTCCCGTATTGTGAATGGTCTTACAGGAGGCAATATCAGTATTATACAGGCGATACTTGCTGATCTCTCAAAAACAACTGAAGAAAGAAATAAAAATTTTTGACTTCTCTGAGCGATTTTTGGTATTGGATTTATCATTGGACCATTACTCGGCACTGTGCTTCTCAAGGTAAGCACTATCGAATCTATCTTTATTTTTTGAGCGATTTTGGCTGCTCTTGAGTCTATCGCAATAGCATTCTATTATCGAGAAACCCATCATCCTGATAAAGGGATTTCTCTCTCTCTGAATATTATATCGCCATTTGTAGAGTATTTTTCTTCTCCAAAAATTTCACACTATCTTTGGTCCTATTTTGTTTTCAATACGGGTATATTCTTGTTTCAGTCTGTGATGACTCTGGCGATGTTTCAGTATTTTCAGGTTCCAGGAGAAAATATTGGATTTTTTCTGGCCATTCAATGAGCACTCATAGCCATAAACCAATCTCTTTTGTATCCGCGTTTTTGGACAAAGAAATTTTCGCCACGCACTCTTATCATCGGACTTCATATCGTCGGTATCATCACTTTTGTAATTATGGGAATACTCCATAATTTTACACTTTTTGCTCTTCTGTGGCTTGCGATTTCTCCGCTTTGATCGTTCGTTGGAGCTCTTTATACGACGGAAGTCATCGCGCATACGGACAGAAGCAATGCCGGATGAGTGAATGGTATTTTAGCTTCCATTGGTTCTCTCACGATGATTATCGGTCCGATGATAGGATGATTTATGCTTTCTACGAGTATTCGAACATTTTTTGGAACAGCAATTTTTATTGCCCTCAGCTTTATCATTATAGGATTTTATTTCTCTTCAAAAAAATCAAAATATGAAATGGTTTAAAAAACGAAAAAAAACTTCTGAACCTTCTTGGAAAATATCTACCAAGATCCCCCCAATTCAATCTGAGACACTCATTCGTTCTCGAGTGAATAAAGTATCCTCTTTTGAATATGCACGAGTAGTAACCCAATTTTTTTGAAGATATTTTCGGACTGTAGGTTGGATTTTTTTATGAGGTATTCTCATAACTTCTTTTATAGTTCTGTTTACGACACCATTTTTCTCGCTCAAATCTGAAAAAATTGAACTGGTTCTCGACCCAGAACCTGTCTTTGATCGTTCGGCTATTATGACCTTGTTACGTGATTTTTCTGGTAAAAATATTTTTCGTCTTACTGCGACGGAGATTTTTACCTCTCTCCAAGAAAATATTCGCCATATTCAATCGGTCGAAAAAACACTCCTTCTGCCTGACGGTATACGTATCAAAGTCGTTTCTTCAGGGCCTATTTATCGTGCTTTTATTGGTGATGAAGTGTTTCTTCTTACAAAAAATGGACAGCTCATCGCAGATATCCCGGAAATCGATATATCTTCTCTGCGTATTCATAATCTCATTCCTGATTTGAGCGGGACACAAAATACGACACTCCCAACAACTGATACGCTCATTATCCAAGAAATAGAAAAACTCTGGTATCATGAACTTCCTAATTTTCCGATAGAAGCCATCGATTATTATGACCAGGAAAAAGAACTTCATATAACGAGCCAAGGGACTCGGTTTATTTTTACACTTTTTGGATGATCTGAACAATTACGTCTTACGAGACAGATGAAGCAAATTGATATCGTTAAACAACTTCAGATGATTACTCTCCTTATTAACCAGGAAAAGATTTTCCCAAAACGATATCTCACTATCGATATTCGTGTGCCCAAAAAACTCTATGTGTGCCCTCGTGATAATGTAGATTGCAAGAATAATCTGATACGTATCTATGGTATCTAATATCGATTCCATTTTCCAAAGCTCACGATTTGTTGGTTACTTTTTGTGAAAAAAGTAACCAACAGCATCTAAGGAGCAAAAACTCGTCTCCTCATTCTGTTTGTTGTTGTGCATTTTTTCATTTTCTCGTATTTCCCTAACCCGCATAAGCTCGTACCCAGGCAAATATTTTGATGAGATTTGTTTCTTTGATACTAATTTTTGTGATATCCCAAACCTTTTTTGGTATCACATCTTTCTCGTAGGCAGATCCGATAAATACATTTCAAAAAATACGTGACTTCAGAAAAGTGTATTTTTTTTGTATCAGAGTGTTTCCTTGTGCTCTCTTGAGAAATTCCTTGTTATGGAAGACATACATCGTAAAACTTTCCGCAAAATCTTCATATTGATTCGTCGATGCGTATCCAGAGACAAAAGATGATCCAGAAAGTCACGCCTTCATAATACTGGGTTTCACCCAACTGATGGCATAAAATTCTTCCGATGGATCAGCCTTTTTGAGCTTTTTTTTGAGCGTGTAAATATCGATCATATGAGCGATTTCATGAACGAGCACCTTTGAGACCTCCGGGAGATTACTGATACGACTCGAGAGCGTGATACTCTCATTGTACATTTGTCACCTCGGTTCTACACGGCTTGTATCGACAATGATAGAGAATTTCCAGAGTGCATCACGAAAATATGCACCAGTCACTACGGTCCAGAGCGTTTCTGTATATCATTTTGGAGCAGATGATGTTTCTGGTGTGACAGTTATTTCCACAGGTGAGGTGAATTTTTCATCACTTTTTGCCTTTTTTTCTGGTTCTGATATCGTTTTTTGCATTGTGTCTTCGAGACTCTCTGTTTTTTCTGTCACTTTTTTTGCCTTTTCTGGAGGCATTTCTTTGAGAGCACTTTGTATGGCTTGCTTATTCTCTACGAGATAAAAAATGATGTCTTCTGAATTTTCTTTTTTAGTCACTTTTGTAGCAGCATTTTTTGGAGCTGTATCAGTTGTGTATGTTTTCTTTGTGGAGAGATTTTCATACGATTGTTCACTCGCATTGTAGAGCCGTATCGTCCCAAAAATAGATTGAAAAATACTCAAGAGAATCAACACAAGAGAAAAATATCATAAAAACTGTAGTAGAAATGTTTTTTTAGGGAAAAATTTCATAGATGATATTAATGATGGCATTGACAATAATTGTTGCAGAAAGCATCAATAAAAAACCAAGAAGAACGGATATAAGTTTTGATTTTGTTGATTCTTTTGCTTCTGTGTTTCCTGGGATTACCATCAAGATTCCTAACCAAATTATGATACCTACTCCTATATAAAATGCACCTGTTTGTACTAATTTAACTGCCTGTTGGGTAAATGTCATAAAATCCGATCCAGGGGTTGTGATACTGAGGTTTGGGGATGATCCATCTTTTATACCACCCTTTGGAAAACAATTATTAAAATCTGATGCTGGATTTCCAGTAAAAGAACATTCTGCAAAAACAGAGAGGGTACTTATGGCAAGTATTCAGAGAATACAAAATATTTTTTTCATATTAATTGATATTGAGACTGGACAAAAAGGAGACAATAAAATATGCAAAAGGAATTAGAGCGAGTCAGATAATGATGTATCAGAGTGATTTCATTGCAGTAGATACTTCTTCCATGTTTCCTGGTGCCCAGAGAAGTTTCGCACCTGCCCAAATGATGTAGATAATTGCTATAACTCCCACGAGAGCAAAAATCCAATACTGTATTTCTTGTGCGATAGAGGTGTAGCTGATTGCGTGCGACCCAGAGGATGCGTCTGGGATTATTTTTTGCACAACCTGTGTCAGCTCCTCTTTGGAAATGGTAGCAAAAACTTCATGACAGAAGAGTCCATTTGAGATCAATACTATCAAGAGATATCCTAAAATGTTCACTCTTTTTTTCATAAACCTAGAGATTAAAAGAATTCGGTATAATATTTATGAGACTCATTATTCCCCAAGCAGCAAATACGAGGAGGACACCGATGAGTATGGTTACCATATATTTCTTAGCTGATGCAGTTTTTTCTTCATCCCCATGAGACATGATGTACATTACCCCGACTATACATATTCCGAGGACGGCAATAACAGCCGCGATATCTTGTGATATAGTAATAACAGTTTGAAAAACACTGATTATATTATTAGCATTCTCGCCAGGTAGCCCCGTTGAATCTTTGATGCCTATAAGCTTTTTACCTCATCACACCCAGAATATGATAACATAGGCGAGTAACCCCATCAAAAGCCCCAACAGCGCATCTTTTATGATGCTTTTTCCTGCTTCAGTTTGAGATGGATTTGCTCCCCCAAAAACCATCTGATATCCTCACCATATCACCATCAGTGTCGCTCAGACAGCCATCATCGTGGTGATCATCGGTATGAGACTGACTATG from the Candidatus Gracilibacteria bacterium genome contains:
- a CDS encoding TrbC/VirB2 family protein codes for the protein MKRFFLLIVSCSILLPTTFHICAAADNGFTGGIAEKTFTISVNTFFPWMSDRAEKSSDRGIMNVGDFIVSLIPMITTMMAVGATLMVIWGGYQMVFGGANPSQTEAGKSIIKDALLGLLMGLLAYVIIFWVGGGKKLIGIKDSTGLPGENANNIISVFQTVITISQDIAAVIAVLGICIVGVMYIMSHGDEEKTASAKKYMVTILIGVLLVFAAWGIMSLINIIPNSFNL